The genomic stretch ttttttatcataataaaaaattagtcacgcgtgcaacatgtttgaacttagttttcactactgtaaactattcagaattttctgaaaatttgcaggattatctaaatagctacaatatacacgatcataaaaaaatcgcgtcgaaaactattcacgggtcaagAACACTGAGAGTCTCACCGGTAGAGCTTAAAGTAAAGCCCTATCAAAaaattcccatatatatatatatatctaactaCAACATAACATTAAGGATGCTTTagatttgtttttttgttttattttttatcataataaaaaattagtcacgcgtgcaacatgtttgaacttagttttcagtactgtaaactattcagaattttctgaaaatttgcaggattctctaaatagctacaatatacacgatcataaaaaaatcgtgtcgaaaactattcacaggtcgagaacactgaaagcCCCAtcggtagagcttaaagtgaagccctataaAAAAATTCCCATATATATATCTAACTACAACATAACATTAAGGATGCTTTAGATTTgtttttttgcttttttttttatcataataaCATGAATGAAAAATATACATGTATATGAGTGACCTAGCTAGTTCAAAAGTAGTAGTTTGTAGTTGGAACCCATGAATCATTTTCTAGTTATTTATAGTTAAATTCTAGTCTTCTCACAAAAAAGTACAAAGAATGGGGGCATTCTTGTCTAATATCACATGGGTGTGGACCAAAGGCTCATCTTGTATTGTACTCTATTTTACTTAATTCTCACATTGGTTATATAATTctcaaaatttttaaataattttcaccactacatctttttttcttttccttccatgtaaaaacataaaatcattgGTGCCATCTTTGCTACCCATCCTCTTAATCACCAATaggcatacatacatacatacatacatacatacatacatatatatatatatagatatatagattgTTATTAAGTTTTGAAAATGTTTCTTACCATATGATTGAGATTTGTCTATAAACATCACATATTTAGAATTGTGTTATTCATATAcaccaaatatataaatatatatatatatatataatgcacaACTCTTTAGTTGATATTGGACAAGGTCTTAAAGTGGGGCTATGGAGTATCTAAGCTTAGGGCACATACATGTTAGGATGAGAAAGAGATGGAGTATCTAACATTgataagaaaaaaaagaaaagtagAGACTCTTACGTACTAACTGCTACACCAAACTTTTAATTAATATTGATCGTACCTCATGATTTTACTTAGTGTATATCTATATAAAATGTAgatcaacaacaataataataataatacaccTCTCTTATCATGATGATCATCATCATGATATCTTGATATTGTATAAGTCAACAAAAGTAactattctttttcttttcatgTATCATTATTTGCATTTGCATTTGCATTTGCATTTGcatgcatatacatatatatatatatatgtacatattttTTGACTACGTAGCTTGGCTATATATATAGCTTAATTTGTCCTTCTTAGCTAGAGGTGGGCCACCCcccaaaaaaaaagaagaagaagaagaaggatcaATAGGAAATAGGGGACAAGGGAGGACCCCAATGATCTTCAATTTCGTTCTCAATGTTGAAAATCAAAACACCACCATGTTCTTCTCTTAAAGAACGTCTTTCTTTCCCATACACACCCCCTGCATTTAATGCTATCTTCTTTCCTCTCTTCATCTCTACAAATACTATGCCAAAACTCCTCCTTATAACTCAAACTCAAACTCAAACTCACAAACACATATATATTTTCaacttaatataaatatatatatatattcaacaaaaatatcatatatatatatatcatcatcaTGGCTTGTATTGCCCTTGTTTCTCTTCTATGTCTTGCTTCTTTGCATGCATGCAGTGCTCGTCTTCTACCCTCCATTGATAAGCAAGTTAGCTTTAGAGTTCACCATGTTGCTGAGGTATTATgtcataatatatataaatatatatatatataactgacCTAGTTAAGACAACAAAATAAGACACAGAATAATAGTCTTTTTACTcgtataataatttataatatcactctaaataatatacatatatatatatatatatgattttctttgtttattattAGAAGATTTGCTATAGTGAAACTTGTAATCAAAATAGTTTTTTCTCATGATTAAATCAATGAAGTAATGTGAGTTAGGGTTTATTTTATTTGGTGCAGCAGGTACTGGTAGAGAAGGCAAAAGTCAACAATGGTGAGTCAACTCAGATTATTATTAACAAAAGAATCAGCCATGAAAATGGTAACGGTTTGAAGCAGAAAACTCCATTGATGATGATCCAACAACAAGATCAACAACCGATTATTCAAggtaaataataattataattctatatatatatatttatatatatatatgtatatatagttttCCATGAAAGACAAGCATACTCTTTATCTTTACATATTTCAGaagatatatattatatattgtagacatttatatatatatatatattatctcaCTCGATTAATAAAAACGTGTAGATCACCAAATAAACAATAGTGTATAAAGACATTTACAGAACGAATTAAGATTGTCCAAAGACTACTTTATTTTAGattattataatttgaaaaaaCTTTTAGAATACTAATAATTATTGTCAacaattattgtttttttttgtttcatataATACAAGCTTGGTACAATTATTGATAATAGAGATATATTTTGGTGGGATCTACAGGAAACGATCTTACAACAAAACCATCTTCACATACTGAGTTGAAACAATCATCAAATGTTGAATTTACTAAggtatatattaatgtatatattttttttatcatgtaCTTCTTTCGGTTCATTTGAATCCCAATATATATACTCATGCaataataatacatatataatatatatatatgtacaataaATGCATGGGGACCATACTATATATATTGGCCTGCATCTAGTACTTCACCACGTCCTGATGAGGAAAagcatatgcatatatatatatatatcatatataaagACCAACtacaacctttttttttttttcagtgtaTTTTTTCTCTATTTCGGCATTTGCAATAATTATAATTCAATATATGGTACCGAAACAGGTCTAAACGGTCAGATgtacatgtattttttttttgtgtacgcgtgtaaaatttgacagtttaaaCTCTAATTttggcttcgtaaactattcaaaatttcttaaaaatttgcaggatattctaaataactacaatgtataccgtagtataaaaaaatttaagattaTATCTATGAAATTACAGAAAATAGAAAAAGGCACCcgtgttgaaaaaaaaaatataatacaaTTGTACTCTttctgtaaatatatatatatatatgcaacaaTGAGTCTGTGACATATATATAATAGAGGACTGCGATGCGTCAATAATGGATCAgactaataattaaaaaagtagtTAAAACATTGAGATTATGTCTTGCATGAAAATTATTATCAGTCCGTACGTACAAGCACATGGTATATTTTATGGCAGTAAATTGacgtgtttatatatatatagggacaAAATGGGAAGACTATTATTATTAGGTCAATGCTTGGATCTGATCCAGAAGATACAGAGGAAAATGTTGATACCAAGGAAAACAACAAGACTAGTAATGTTGAAGACATAGATATGATGGACTATGCTCAACCTCACAGAAAGCCTCCAATTCACAACGAAAAACCATAGACAATCATACTCATatttcttctatatatatatatatatttatatataacgtTATACTTTGTTCTTCTTAGGCTCTATATATGTGTATTGAAACATTCATGTTATATAAATGGATAATTGAGTgctatttttttgtgttttcttttgCCTTTTGGGGACATTTTCttgaatgattttttttatttttttacttaatGAACTGTTTGATGGAATAAGGCTACTTGCAATGTTTTTGTATGTGTACTTGTGATTTTATTAAATGTGGAAAATAAAAATGATTGTGAAATAGGAAACATGTGCCTATGGCTTGTGTTGTGAATATGTTGGTTGGTGTTCTTATATAAATGAAGTAAATGTATGGTGAAAATCTTCTGTGTCAGATTGTTTTACTCCATTTTCAGTTGATATGTCTTTTCCCTAATTTGTTAGTGGGGACTAATTTATAACATGGACAGAGTAATGGAAGAGAATCTACCTTTCTTTAGAGAAGTTCAATTGATCAAACAACACTACATATtaagaggagaagaagatgacaaagAAAATTTATTGAGGACacaaaatgataaaacaaaaaaaaatgttgtttggtaaaagagaaaataataaaacaGATTGAGATACTTTTCATCTATATTATTTGTATTCATAACAAAACTGTTAATAGAAAATGCAGTTGATTACTCTCCTTTTCATTCTAGAGGATTTTCCTTTCTTCCAAACAACTCTCACCTTTTCTTTTAGTGTGTTttcaaacaataaatataaatgaaTAAGTAGACCCCATATTAGGAGGAGTTCCACAATTCCAACAATTTCTTTTGCTTATGTTATAATTCACATACATACATGACTCTACACACCAAACCAAACAAGCACTTTGTTTCTcaacaaagaaaacaaaaaatcaCATCCAATTTATTTGGAGAGGTTGGTTGTTACGGTTAAGGTTATTGCTCATAATGGGGCCTGAGTATGTGATTCTTATTAGAAAAGTTAGACAAAATTGAGTAGATAATAATGTAATATGAGGCTCAATAACTTCTATTCCAATGCTTATTTTCAGAGCACATTTTATTTTCAGTTGCAACTTGGGGTTGGTCGTTATGTTGTGATAAGATGAATTAAAGAATATGGTGTGGAGTggctttgttttgttttgttgtatatatataaacatatatatatataataataataaaaaaggtcTAGAGGATTAGCTACCTACCAAAATTAATGGTTCATATTAATGAATTGTGGCGCAGTCTAACATTCCATGTGTCAACTTCGCCAATCTTTTCCACCAACAACAAAGTGAGACAAGGCCTATACATACATCTTCTGCTGTGGACCCCACAAATTTAATCAAGTTTTTAATCACAAATCCAAAAATAATTAACTCATTATGCCAATCTAGTTTCCTATCCTGCCATTAGCCATGGTCAACAATTACAATGTTTATAATCAAAGAAACTTTTTTTTTACTCAGATGGTCTTGTTTGATGATGAATTCTCTTTTGAGCTCTTGTTGTCAACTACCACTAACTACAATTAACAATGAAAGGCCTCACAGAGCTGACAAATTCAGAGGTTCTGATGCCGAGCTTCAGATCAACCTCACCGCCGCCCAACCAGAAGAAATCGGGGTTAAGTTTGGTGATTGCTTCGTCCAAAATAACCTGAAATCAAAGCAATCCAATCAACTAAGGAAAACAAGGCATCCATTATAATCTCTATCGCATAGTCTAGTTGGTTTTTCATGCAGCTCTATCTGTTTAACCTTTCTAGCTTATGATGAAAAGAGAGTTTTTCATTATTTCAACATCAAATGTTCCCCAAGTTTTTTTGAAAAAAGATAATGCATGTGGGAACAAACCCTCATGGTTTTTTGCTGTCCATAAACCTAGCTACACTACTCTAACTTAATTGTCAATCCATCTTTGTAGATGTGGCAGACTGACAGTACATATCTATCATACAATAAATGGAGTGGACCACCCTATTATAACCTAGAGTTTTAGCACTCTAGAACTGGTGTATTGGCGGACGATAATTGGAACAGTGGACCATCCAATTGCTGGAAACAAAGTTGGAATGAATCAACTCATAGCAAGAGGTTTCTTAGGATCATACATACATTGCAAACATAAACCAAACTCTCTTTTGTCATCAGAAAACGTTGTTATCAATGGGATACATAAAGCAACACTGACTTAAAGCTATCTCAAGCATTAAGGGACAATAATCAATAAGTTTGTCACCAAAATATTTGCCAATGCATGCACAAAAAATACTCAGACAAGTTCCCAAATATCATGTGGATATTAGACATGTTAAAAGTTTATGAATGATATTGCTTTGGAATTTCAGACAGAAGTTTCTGCAAGTTCCCTTTTCCATTTATGATAGTCACACTTTTAATAAATCTGTATCTTGGTGGTTTGCTGCTCTAACTCATGCATAAAACAATTGCCAAAGTATTTATTGTCATGTCTATTCCAACCCGAAGTAAACGGCTTCCATACTGTAAAACACATAATATATTAATTTGTGCGGAAAGAGTGTGTAGTACCGGAATGTCTGTCTTCAAACCAATACATGTTACAGCATTGTGCTCGTATCCAGTCAACTTCGCTGAAGTCTCCTCAGGTGCAAGCCTCACTGCATGAAAGAAAAAATAGCAATCAGTATTGTCTTCTGAGATAGAATATGATACCAAAGGCATTTGAGACCTCGACATTTTTTACTTTTAAATGTGCCAGAGGAACCACAAAGACAATTCAACCTTTTTTTAAGTGCATTCCACTACAAAAAGGGCAGAAGATAAGTTATCTTGATAAAATAGGTGTTCTAAACAAATAGAACGaagttaaagaaaaaaaaaaaagccccTCAAGTAAATGAGCCAAGAACTACACATGAATCAGTCAATTAGACGCATGAATCTGTTGCTGACTAGAATAAAAGAACTTAGATGCAAGCAATGCACATGTCTAGCCATGTCAACATATCATGCAAATATACACATTAGTTGACAAAGCCAATACCATAAAACAACTACCAAGATGAATCACAAAATTTTGAAAGCATAAGAGTAATCCGGGATTTTGAAGAAAAGTTGGTAAGCAATGTTACAATACAGGAAATTCAAAGTCCAGTAATGTTGTCATATAAAGCCTTCTCATTATACagacaatttaaaaaaaatagaaaaaatacttTGTTGTTTATCAAACCTATAAGTTAACATTTATCATTCAAAATCATTCTACCTTCGACACCAGATCAGTTTTTCACTAATGGTAAGAAGCTCTTTACCTATGACATGCTAGATACATTTGACAAAGATATAACTAGACATCGGAACAAATACGAGAGGCAAATAAAATAACTTGATAAGTATTACTTTTGTAGTACAGAAACTTACAGTTAAATTTCTTTTTTgctatcttgccatcattgagtGAATACAAGAAATTTTTAACAGTTTCAGCATTGAATCGAGCAGTATACtgcaaatatgaaaaaaaaaacacgcCCTCGTATCAATAAGTCTATTTGGtctaatttaatattttattttacttaaaaAAGTTACCTGAACAACAACAACATAGTATTTTGAATTGTTGCGATCACTGCAATCAATAACATTAGATGGAGCTTGTGTATTGACCTGTTGGGGAAAAACACATTTAGAAGGCTGTCCTCCTGAACCTTACAATCATTGGTAGACAAGAAATTGTAGCAAATTACTAAATAAATTTCCACCAAGGAATCGAATTCAATCCCAATCCATGTGTAGAAATAAGTCGTGGAGCTAATTACTTAATCATGAAACTAGGAAAAGTATCTATCTTCAATGTTTTTCATAACGAGTTCAATTTCAGAATATGTATCAGCTCATCAGTGCTCACTACAACCTACATTTGTATAAACCAAGGTTCATTCAATAATGTCTACTCCACAAGTTCTAACAAAAAATCACATCTATACATTACATAACTGATAATCCCTAAAACCCCAGTTcaaagtttttctttttctttaagattTTAAACATAATAAGCGTGTTTGAAATTGAAGCTCTCCAGATAACTTATAATCATATCATTACATAACTGATAATCCCTAAGAATTCATTGATTTCAACTAGTTTAAgaagatcatcatcatcatcattctaTTCAACCTAACATATTATAATCGACCCAATGGGATGGACAAGGAGGGAGCAAGAATGTTATTAAGTTACCAAGACGATGCTTTTGCAGAGATGATCGACCGATGCGGCAGAGAGGGCGTCCCGTCGAGCCTCGAGAGGCCAGTTGTAGTAATCCGAAGCGACCTTCTTGAAACAGAAGTCCTTGGCGCCGTTGCTCCGCAGAATGGAAGAGAGTCGAGCTTCGGTATCACTCTCCGCCAGTTCCGAGCCGTCGATGGCGGCGTCTGCGGCGGCAGGCAGATGGGAGAGCTCTAGCTCCGATATGCGTCGGAGGATTTCGGTTTGAATTTTCTCTAACTCTGCCAGTTCCGCTTCCATTGTGCGCCCCTGCAACAACTCTCTCACCCTCCTCGTGATGTTTTTGGATTATACTGTCGTTTCTTGTACTTTATGTCGTTTATATTGCTTGATGTCGTTTCCTTATATTTATTGTCGTTTTTTTAGTTGATGTCGTTTTACATTTGCT from Humulus lupulus chromosome 5, drHumLupu1.1, whole genome shotgun sequence encodes the following:
- the LOC133778729 gene encoding uncharacterized protein LOC133778729; protein product: MEAELAELEKIQTEILRRISELELSHLPAAADAAIDGSELAESDTEARLSSILRSNGAKDFCFKKVASDYYNWPLEARRDALSAASVDHLCKSIVLVNTQAPSNVIDCSDRNNSKYYVVVVQYTARFNAETVKNFLYSLNDGKIAKKKFNLRLAPEETSAKLTGYEHNAVTCIGLKTDIPVILDEAITKLNPDFFWLGGGEVDLKLGIRTSEFVSSVRPFIVNCS
- the LOC133778728 gene encoding uncharacterized protein LOC133778728 isoform X1, giving the protein MACIALVSLLCLASLHACSARLLPSIDKQVSFRVHHVAEQVLVEKAKVNNGESTQIIINKRISHENGNGLKQKTPLMMIQQQDQQPIIQGNDLTTKPSSHTELKQSSNVEFTKGQNGKTIIIRSMLGSDPEDTEENVDTKENNKTSNVEDIDMMDYAQPHRKPPIHNEKP
- the LOC133778728 gene encoding uncharacterized protein LOC133778728 isoform X2; the protein is MACIALVSLLCLASLHACSARLLPSIDKQVSFRVHHVAEVLVEKAKVNNGESTQIIINKRISHENGNGLKQKTPLMMIQQQDQQPIIQGNDLTTKPSSHTELKQSSNVEFTKGQNGKTIIIRSMLGSDPEDTEENVDTKENNKTSNVEDIDMMDYAQPHRKPPIHNEKP